In a genomic window of Helianthus annuus cultivar XRQ/B chromosome 10, HanXRQr2.0-SUNRISE, whole genome shotgun sequence:
- the LOC110880550 gene encoding uncharacterized protein LOC110880550, which yields MASNPWWPSSSDDEEEMFFANAVLRAGQILIEEEEEDFSTENVITRQIWINRDRQGAHEKLVNDYFSDEPLYNADIFRCRFRMSRRLFTRIANDLAGLDPFFTQRPDARNYEGFTTLQKCTAAIRQLAYGTVADALDEYLQMSARTTRECLYRFCHNVVKLYSKKYLRKPNAYDVQQLYQANEARHGFPGMLGSIDCMHWGWHNCPTAWRGQYTRGDHGYPTVILEAVASQDLWIWHSFFGLPGSLNDLNVLYQSAIFTDVVNGTGPDTRFTVSGVEYRRGYYLADGIYPSWSTIVKTIPYPEDEKRKKFAKRQEAARKDIERAFGVLQKKRAVLAQPARAFIPKRLRLCMYACILLHNMIIEDEGRAICEYDENASYGNTVPVDPPQQDLNSFSLTNDFTHANLQQDLVEHIWNNVNIRDGDGDEDE from the exons ATGGCTTCTAATCCTTGGTGGCCCTCGTCTTCGGATGACGAAGAGGAGATGTTTTTCGCAAACGCTGTGCTACGGGCGGGGCAGATTCTAATtgaggaggaagaggaagactTCTCGACTGAAAATGTTATTACCAGACAAATATGGATTAACAGAGACCGCCAAG GAGCGCACGAGAAATTGGTGAACGATTATTTTTCGGATGAACCACTTTACAACGCCGACATTTTCAGGTGCAGGTTCCGAATGAGTCGCCGCTTATTCACACGGATTGCTAATGATTTGGCGGGGCTAGACCCGTTTTTCACGCAACGACCTGATGCTCGAAATTATGAAGGGTTCACCACGTTACAAAAGTGTACtgcggccattcgccaactggcGTACGGGACAGTGGCCGACGCTTTGGACGAGTACTTACAGATGTCGGCAAGAACTACGCGGGAATGTTTGTATCGGTTTTGCCATAATGTGGTGAAACTGTATAGCAAAAAATATTTGCGGAAACCAAACGCGTATGATGTTCAACAGTTGTACCAAGCTAATGAAGCAAGGCACGGGTTTCCGGGAATGCTTGGTAGCATTGATTGTATGCATTGGGGGTGGCATAACTGCCCGACTGCGTGGCGCGGCCAATATACGCGAGGTGATCACGGCTATCCAACCGTGATACTTGAAGCCGTGGCATCACAAGATTTGTGGATATGGCATTCTTTCTTTGGTCTCCCTGGTTCACTCAACGACCTCAACGTGTTATACCAATCGGCGATCTTTACCGATGTCGTTAATGGAACCGGTCCGGACACACGTTTTACAGTTTCTGGGGTTGAGTATAGACGTGGGTATTATCTTGCTGACGGGATATATCCGTCTTGGTCTACAATTGTAAAGACTATTCCATATCCCGAGGacgaaaaaaggaaaaaattcgCCAAGCGTCAAGAAGCTGCAAGAAAAGACATCGAACGTGCTTTTGGTGTCTTACAAAAAAAACGGGCCGTCCTTGCACAACCGGCACGTGCGTTCATACCGAAAAGGTTGCGCCTTTGTATGTACGCTTGCATTTTGCTCCATAACATGATTATTGAAGATGAAGGTCGGGCGATTTGTGAGTATGATGAGAATGCATCTTACGGGAACACTGTCCCGGTTGATCCGCCACaacaggatttaaactcgttcTCGCTAACCAACGACTTCACGCACGCAAACCTTCAACAGGATTTGGTAGAACATATTTGGAACAACGTTAACATCAGGGACGGTGACGGAGACGAAGacgagtag
- the LOC110880721 gene encoding protein NRT1/ PTR FAMILY 5.2-like, protein MGSMEYEKGIEQNFTEDGTTDLKGKRVLRSTTGRWRACYYMLGYEICERLAYYGISTNLVVYLTTELHEGTVKSSNNVTNWVGTVWMTPILGAFIADTYLGRYWTFMIASLIYLVGICFLTLVVSLPSLKPPTCGKNVSYLDCDKRASSLQIGVFYCALYIIAIGTGGTKPNISTMGADQFDDFEPKERAHKLTFFNWWMFSIFFGTLFANTFLVYLQDTSGWGIGYGIPTIMLLVAIITFVFGTPLYRHKPRGESPFTRMAKVLVATTRKWNTSVPADPKELYELTLDEYASPGKYRIDHSSSLSFLDKAAVKVDGPASGWDLCPVTQVEQTKQMIKMIPILCATFIPSTLMAQTHTLFIKQGTTLNRHIGDFEIPPASLSVFVTISMLISLAVYDRLFVPFVRKYTKNPRGITLLQRMTVGLIIHIVTMIVASRVERHRLSVVKEHGILTMKQIVPLKIYILIPQFALLGVADCFLEVAKLEFFYDQAPEGMKSLGTAYFTTSLGVGYFLSSFILSTVANVTKKHGHHGWILNNLNASRLDYYYAFYAVLSSVNFLFFLFVAKKYKYNAEVTNVEQESKEDIGKITEQSYVSG, encoded by the exons ATGGGATCCATGGAATACGAGAAGGGAATCGAACAGAACTTTACAGAAGATGGGACTACCGATCTTAAGGGCAAACGTGTCCTAAGATCAACCACTGGGAGATGGAGAGCGTGTTATTACATGCTAG GGTATGAAATTTGTGAAAGATTGGCATACTATGGAATATCAACAAATTTGGTGGTGTACTTGACAACAGAATTACATGAAGGCACTGTTAAATCTTCAAACAATGTCACAAATTGGGTTGGGACAGTGTGGATGACACCTATTTTAGGTGCTTTTATTGCTGACACATATTTGGGCCGATACTGGACTTTCATGATTGCTTCACTCATTTATCTTGTG GGTATATGTTTCTTGACTCTAGTTGTTTCACTACCATCCCTTAAGCCACCAACATGTGGTAAAAATGTGAGTTACCTAGACTGTGACAAAAGGGCCTCCTCGCTCCAAATTGGTGTCTTCTATTGTGCACTCTACATTATTGCAATAGGGACGGGTGGAACCAAGCCCAATATCTCCACAATGGGTGCGGATCAGTTTGACGATTTTGAGCCCAAGGAAAGGGCCCATAAGCTCACTTTCTTTAATTGGTGGATGTTTAGCATTTTCTTTGGTACTCTTTTCGCAAACACGTTCCTGGTGTACCTTCAAGATACTTCGGGTTGGGGGATAGGGTACGGTATCCCAACAATCATGCTACTTGTGGCCATAATAACATTTGTTTTTGGAACACCACTTTATAGACACAAACCAAGAGGGGAAAGCCCGTTTACTCGAATGGCTAAGGTACTAGTCGCGACTACAAGAAAGTGGAATACAAGTGTACCTGCTGACCCGAAAGAGCTTTATGAGTTGACTTTGGACGAGTACGCTAGTCCAGGGAAATATAGAATTGACCATTCATCTTCATTAAG TTTTCTCGACAAAGCCGCAGTGAAGGTTGATGGACCGGCTTCCGGATGGGACCTATGCCCGGTGACACAAGTCGAGCAAACGAAGCAAATGATCAAAATGATCCCGATCTTGTGTGCAACATTCATTCCTAGCACGCTGATGGCCCAAACCCACACACTTTTCATCAAACAAGGTACCACATTGAATCGGCACATAGGGGATTTTGAAATCCCGCCGGCTTCTTTATCTGTTTTCGTGACAATCTCGATGCTTATTAGCCTTGCGGTTTATGACCGCCTCTTTGTACCCTTCGTACGAAAGTACACAAAGAACCCAAGAGGTATCACTTTGTTACAACGAATGACCGTTGGGTTAATCATCCATATTGTCACCATGATTGTTGCTAGTCGTGTAGAACGACATCGACTAAGCGTAGTTAAAGAGCATGGTATATTAACAATGAAGCAGATTGTGCCTCTAAAAATTTACATTCTCATTCCACAATTCGCGTTGTTGGGCGTTGCTGATTGTTTCTTGGAAGTTGCAAAACTCGAGTTCTTCTATGATCAAGCGCCCGAAGGAATGAAAAGTCTCGGGACGGCTTATTTCACGACTAGTCTTGGTGTCGGGTATTTTCTTAGCAGTTTCATCTTATCGACTGTTGCTAATGTTACAAAGAAGCATGGACACCACGGTTGGATCCTAAACAACCTTAACGCGTCTCGCCTAGATTATTATTACGCGTTTTACGCAGTTTTGAGCTCCGTGAACTTCCTTTTCTTCCTTTTCGTGGCGAAAAAGTATAAATACAATGCCGAAGTCACCAATGTTGAGCAAGAGTCGAAAGAAGATATTGGAAAGATCACAGAACAAAGTTACGTTTCCGGGTAA
- the LOC110883982 gene encoding protein NRT1/ PTR FAMILY 5.2, whose translation MMELTEDGKRVGEDFTQDGTRTLKGKPVLRSNTGKWRACYFMLGYEVCERMAYYGIATNLVLYLTRELHQGTVKSSNNVTNWAGTVWLTPIFGAYIADTYLGRYWTFMISSIIYLMGMCLLTLVVSLPSLKPPSCGKHVTYLDCDKRASSFQVGIFYCALYIIAVGTGGTKPNISTMGADQFDDFEPNEKAQKLTFFNWWMFSIFFGTLFSNTFLVYIQDNVGWALGYVISTLALFVAIIMFIIGTPIYRHKPMTESPFTNMAKVLVAAVRKRNVVVPVDPEELYELTLDEYCGSRKHRIDHSSSLRFLDKAAVKIREPVSKWNLCPVTQVEQTKQMLKMVPILFTTFIPSTLVAQTHTLFIKQGTTLVRSMGPHFEIPPACLAAFITISMLITIVIYDRYFVPLIKRYTNNPRGITLLQRMGIGLALHIIVMIIASLVERRRLNVAKDHGIFEKGKIVPLSIFILLPQFILMGVADNFLEVGKLEFFYDQAPEGMKSLGTAYFTTGLGVGYFLSSFILSTVANVSQRNGHKGWILDNLNESRLDYYYLFFMGLCLLNFIFFLIAAKNFKYKAEKGVDHA comes from the exons ATGATGGAGTTGACCGAAGATGGGAAGAGAGTTGGAGAAGACTTTACACAAGACGGGACTAGAACTCTCAAGGGTAAACCCGTTTTAAGATCAAATACGGGGAAATGGAGAGCTTGTTACTTCATGCTCG GGTATGAAGTGTGTGAAAGAATGGCATATTATGGCATAGCAACAAATTTGGTGTTGTACTTGACAAGGGAATTACATCAAGGCACTGTGAAATCATCAAATAATGTCACAAATTGGGCCGGGACCGTGTGGCTGACACCTATTTTTGGTGCGTATATTGCAGACACATATTTGGGCCGATACTGGACTTTCATGATTTCTTCAATTATTTATCTCATG GGTATGTGCTTATTGACTCTTGTGGTTTCACTACCATCCCTAAAGCCACCATCATGTGGAAAACATGTGACCTACTTAGATTGCGATAAACGGGCCTCATCGTTTCAAGTTGGTATATTCTATTGCGCACTCTACATCATTGCAGTCGGGACAGGTGGGACCAAGCCCAATATCTCAACAATGGGTGCGGACCAATTCGATGATTTTGAGCCCAATGAGAAAGCCCAAAAGCTCACTTTCTTCAATTGGTGGATGTTTAGCATCTTTTTTGGCACCCTTTTCTCAAATACATTCCTAGTGTACATTCAAGATAATGTGGGTTGGGCTTTAGGGTATGTTATCTCTACATTGGCTCTTTTTGTGGCCATAATAATGTTTATAATCGGGACACCGATTTATAGGCACAAGCCAATGACAGAAAGCCCGTTTACTAATATGGCAAAGGTACTAGTTGCTGCTGTAAGAAAGAGGAATGTAGTTGTGCCTGTTGACCCTGAAGAGCTTTATGAGTTAACTTTGGATGAGTATTGTGGTTCTCGGAAGCATAGAATTGACCATTCCTCGTCATTAAG GTTCCTCGACAAAGCCGCAGTGAAGATTAGAGAACCGGTTTCTAAATGGAATCTATGTCCGGTGACTCAAGTAGAGCAAACAAAGCAAATGCTCAAAATGGTCCCAATCTTGTTCACAACATTCATTCCTAGCACATTAGTGGCCCAAACCCACACATTATTCATCAAACAAGGTACCACATTGGTTCGGTCCATGGGACCACATTTTGAGATCCCACCGGCTTGTCTAGCTGCATTCATAACAATCTCCATGCTTATCACCATTGTTATATATGACCGTTACTTCGTACCATTGATTAAAAGATACACGAACAACCCTAGAGGCATCACTTTATTACAACGAATGGGAATTGGCTTAGCCCTCCATATCATCGTCATGATCATTGCCAGTTTGGTAGAAAGGCGACGACTAAATGTCGCTAAAGATCATGGCATATTTGAGAAAGGGAAAATAGTGCCATTAAGTATATTCATTCTCCTCCCTCAGTTTATCTTAATGGGCGTCGCTGATAACTTCTTAGAAGTCGGGAAACTTGAATTTTTCTATGATCAAGCACCCGAAGGAATGAAAAGTCTTGGTACAGCGTATTTTACAACTGGTCTTGGTGTCGGGTATTTTCTTAGTAGTTTCATCTTATCTACTGTGGCTAATGTTTCACAAAGGAATGGACATAAAGGTTGGATCCTAGACAACCTAAACGAATCTCGCCTAGATTATTATTATCTATTTTTCATGGGTTTGTGCCTTTTGaacttcattttctttcttaTAGCCGCGAAAAACTTTAAGTACAAAGCAGAAAAAGGTGTTGATCATGCATGA
- the LOC110880548 gene encoding uncharacterized protein LOC110880548 codes for MVGRGRPRNANRNGGAPPTGDPQRDPRDVEEIERLRQRIREMELQHNGSSEETESNSSVWNELTDDVDNPFGRRPRRQTHDDVLRSLGVRVEIPEFHGKAQPDEFIDWLSTVERVFELRDIPDNLKVKVVAIKLRNYASLWWDHVRHKRSLVQNTLSVEEFIAEFDRLRMRCGADEDEEQVISRFLGGLRFDVAEIVHLQQFWTLEDVARLALKVEKQLKRKQSSVTSRFAPQTKSVPSVSLKPGSSKTAMPEPSAVIEGSTKGPRTPRCYKCHGLGHFFRECPNKHLVTLVYDMGDDETNDQDVLDTSDQGDVEVVRPDHGESLIVQRVLSVTVDKTVDDTRWLRNNIFHTKCTSKGKVCTVIIDGGSCENMVATTMVEKLGLPVETHPEPYQLTWLKKGNLVRVTQRCLVQFSIGTKYKDEVWCEVIPMDACHLLLGRPWQYDRRTRHDGFLNTYSFKKDGLNTVLTPLDVRGGATEALIVAKSEFLEYSRTSSSPFLLALVVTEPNPTHEDTPPLVQPLLDEFCDVFPDDIPPGLPLMREIQHCIDFLPRASIPNKPAYWMNPKDYEELHRQVRDLLEKGLIRESLSPCAVPALLVPKHGGAYRMCIDSRAVNKITVKYRFPIPRFDDLLDQLHGAKIFSKVDLQSGYHQIRLRPGDEWKTAFKTRDGLYEWMVMPFGLSNAPSTFMRLMNHIFKLFIGRFVVVYFDDILIFSPDLQQHLQHLREVFTVLREQKLFANPTKCHFLTNEVGFLGYFISGDEEMGFVWTKKS; via the exons ATGGTTGGAAGAGGGAGACCACGTAACGCTAATCGTAACGGGGGTGCACCACCAACGGGCGATCCACAACGCGATCCACGCGATGTCGAAGAGATCGAACGCCTGCGACAACGGATTCGAGAGATGGAACTTCAACATAATGGAAGTTCGGAAGAAACCGAATCAAATTCCTCCGTTTGGAACGAATTGACTGATGATGTTGACAACCCTTTCGGCCGCCGTCCACGACGTCAAACCCATGATGACGTGTTGCGGTCATTAGGTGTGCGGGTTGAAATTCCAGAATTCCATGGGAAGGCCCAACCTGACGAGTTCATCGACTGGTTGAGTACGGTTGAACGGGTGTTTGAACTTCGGGACATTCCGGACAATCTTAAGGTCAAGGTGGTTGCCATAAAGTTACGCAACTATGCGTCCTTGTGGTGGGATCACGTAAGACACAAACGAAG TttagttcaaaatactttgtcAGTTGAAGAGTTTATTGCCGAATTTGATCGGTTGCGTATGAGGTGTGGTGCCGATGAAGATGAAGAACAAGTGATTTCTCGGTTTTTAGGAGGGTTACGTTTCGATGTAGCTGAGATAGTCCATTTACAGCAGTTTTGGACTTTGGAAGATGTGGCTCGGCTAGCACTCAAAGTCGAAAAACAGTTGAAACGCAAACAGTCCTCCGTTACAAGTCGGTTCGCCCCGCAAACCAAATCAGTTCCATCGGTTTCGTTGAAGCCTGGGTCGTCAAAAACGGCCATGCCCGAACCTTCCGCTGTCATCGAGGGCTCAACAAAGGGTCCACGCACTCCTCGTTGTTACAAGTGCCATGGCTTGGGTCATTTTTTTCGAGAATGCCCAAACAAGCACCTTGTTACATTGGTCTATGATATGGGTGATGATGAAACCAATGACCAAGACGTGCTCGATACATCTGATCAGGGGGATGTAGAGGTCGTACGTCCAGATCATGGGGAATCCCTAATCGTCCAACGTGTTTTGTCTGTCACGGTTGATAAAACAGTTGACGATACAAGGTGGTTACGCAATAATATTTTCCATACTAAATGCACATCGAAGGGCAAGGTTTGTACTGTTATTATCGATGGTGGAAGTTGCGAGAACATGGTAGCAACCACAATGGTTGAAAAGTTGGGTTTACCGGTAGAAACTCATCCGGAACCGTACCAATTAACGTGGTTGAAAAAAGGAAATCTTGTTCGTGTGACTCAACGGTGTTTGGTCCAATTTTCGATTGGGACAAAATATAAAGATGAAGTGTGGTGTGAAGTTATCCCCATGGATGCGTGCCACCTTTTGCTAGGGCGTCCATGGCAATATGATCGTCGTACTAGACACGACGGGTTTCTTAACACCTATAGTTTCAAAAAGGATGGTCTAAATACTGTTCTTACTCCATTAGATGTCCGTGGAGGGGCTACCGAGGCTTTGATTGTAGCCAAGTCAGAATTTTTAGAGTACTCGCGGACTTCTTCGTCCCCATTTTTGTTGGCTTTGGTCGTCACAGAGCCCAATCCCACTCACGAAGACACGCCGCCATTAGTTCAACCATTACTTGATGAGTTCTGTGACGTGTTTCCTGACGACATTCCGCCAGGCCTTCCGCTTATGCGTGAGATTCAACATTGTATCGATTTTTTGCCCAGGGCGAGCATTCCGAACAAACCGGCGTATTGGATGAATCCAAAAGATTATGAAGAGCTTCATCGCCAAGTCCGAGACCTTCTTGAGAAGGGTCTGATCCGTGAGAGTTTGAGCCCATGCGCCGTTCCCGCTTTATTAGTTCCAAAACACGGGGGTGCTTATCGTATGTGTATTGATAGTCGGGCGGTAAACAAAATTACAGTGAAGTACCGGTTTCCTATTCCACGATTTGATGACCTTCTTGATCAACTACATGGCGCTAAAATATTTTCTAAAGTTGATCTACAAAGTGGATATCACCAAATTCGTTTACGACCTGGTGACGAGTGGAAAACCGCTTTTAAAACACGTGATGGCTTATATGAATGGATGGTGATGCCATTCGGCTTATCGAATGCCCCGAGCACATTTATGCGCTTGATGAATCATATCTTTAAGCTATTCATTGGACGATTCGTTGTCGTTTATTTTGATGATATTCTAATTTTTAGCCCTGATTTGCAGCAACACCTACAACATCTTCGCGAAGTTTTCACGGTTTTGCGTGAACAGAAGCTGTTTGCCAATCCAACTAAGTGTCATTTTCTTACAAATGAAGTGGGCTTCCTTGGTTATTTTATTTCAGGAGATGAGGAGATGGGATTCGTATGGACCAAAAAAAGTTGA